A genomic window from Purpureocillium takamizusanense chromosome 2, complete sequence includes:
- a CDS encoding uncharacterized protein (COG:S~EggNog:ENOG503P3VG~antiSMASH:Cluster_2.6), which produces MAAGFDLLAANDDAGPIRLYDDVAAAASPVVDLTAEVATATATAGAGAAASTVTAPAATRDPRRGRRTAGTDPGPGPGPGPASGSASKRPREAGAASFLQPTTASGGTTIDDDHDDDNHHYYHQQPHDDALPASAGSTRMPHAAAPLVDDTPAGPAGDIVHQGSDRPPTGHVPPGAAQSHDAVQDIEPAPGQPQRIAARDGPATVHAHHPSHHRHAISPAMIFSDFYKGPRSPLAKLRHHHPQLPTPPPTATPDWGAPEYADLLSKDKSKQKEAVKRYLADKVKTDWQFTWPPHPHASSAVPSGSGLDEGGDGQTATQTDGAGSGAHVPVQDETRDDDGYQVDQGSDLEQPPSDDGQVDEDEDEDAKSMYSVVSEDAVHYRPRMEWTSDLSDDEAPASSAHLRFDGTDSVQSTTSPAALEKRARRRRALREEMQWNEGLACFEARRNAWTSARIVRVRSKPASPPATSPRSPRRFFFRHSMSGSPPSSVPSAAATSVEGSGTVSDTSSVAKDASDKELKRHRTQGSSVSDMAAAKLYPVETLLPIGQPLLPPNNPLRASISPNVYMSLYDKVILNNLQPACPVNLSDMLRSCVVGWKRDGEWPPKPSAPDPIAGTRKKKRAPTAGTDSGIKGARRMSFGILGREKDSKEEDSRTGKGIRRSLQRALGFNVGSGTHDNAEKEKATRL; this is translated from the exons ATGGCTGCTGGCTTTGACTTGTTGgcggccaacgacgacgcgggcccCATACGACTATATGACGatgtcgcagccgccgcctcgcccgtcgtcgacctgaCTGCCGAGGTCGCCACTGCAACGGCcactgctggtgctggtgctgctgcttctacTGTCactgcccccgccgccacgcgagacccccgacgaggtcgacggaCGGCAGGTACAGATCCAGGTCCGGGTCCAGGCCCAGGTCCCGCCTCAGGCTCAGCAAGCAAAAGGCCAAGAGAAGCAGGCGCCGCCAGTTTCCTtcagccgacgacggcgagcggcgggacgaccatcgacgacgaccacgacgacgacaaccaccactactaccaccaacaaccccacgacgacgccctgcctgcctctgcTGGGAGTACTCGCATGCCTCACGCGGCAGCtcccctcgtcgacgacacacCGGCTGGCCCCGCCGGCGACATCGTGCACCAAGGCAGCGATaggccgccgacgggacACGTCCCGCCCGGTGCGGCTCAGAGCCACG ACGCCGTCCAGGACATAGAGCCCGCTCCCGGGCAGCCTCAGCGAATCGCGGCTCGGGACGGACCAGCAACAGTCCACGCGCATCATCCCTCGCATCACCGGCACGCCATCTCGCCAGCCATGATATTCTCCGACTTCTACAAGGGCCCTCGCTCCCCTTTGGCAAAGCtgcgccatcaccaccctcAGCTTCCGACGCCTCCACCTACAGCGACCCCAGACTGGGGAGCCCCTGAGTACGCCGATCTCTTGAGCAAGGATAAGTCCAAGCAGAAAGAGGCGGTTAAACGCTACCTGGCAGACAAGGTCAAGACAGACTGGCAGTTCACGTGGCCGCCGCATCCCCACGCGTCCAGTGCAGTTCCTTCTGGCAGCGGCCTCGACGAAGGCGGTGATGGCCAGACAGCCACGCAAAcagacggcgccggcagtgGGGCTCATGTTCCGGTTCAGGACGAGAcccgtgatgatgacggttATCAGGTGGACCAAGGCTCGGACCTTGAGCAGCCACCTTCAGACGATGGCCAGgtagacgaggacgaagacgaagacgccaAGTCGATGTACAGCGTGGTATCGGAGGACGCAGTTCACTATCGCCCTCGCATGGAGTGGACATCTGACCTCTCAGACGACGAAGcccccgcgtcgtcggcccacCTTCGTTTTGACGGCACCGACTCCGTTCAATCGACCACATCCCCCGCTGCACTCGAGAAGCGCGCCCGTAGGCGGagggcgctgcgcgaggagatGCAGTGGAATGAAGGCCTGGCTTGCTTTGAGGCCCGGCGCAATGCCTGGACCAGCGCGAGGATCGTCAGAGTCCGAAGCAAACCTGCAAGCCCGCCGGCCACGTCTCCGCGCTCACCTCGACGATTCTTCTTCCGCCACTCCATGTCTGGATCCCCGCCCAGCTCTGTCCCTAGTGCGGCTGCGACGAGCGTCGAAGGGTCTGGCACCGTGTCTGATACCTCGTCGGTGGCCAAGGATGCCAGCGACAAGGAATTGAAGAGGCACCGAACACAGGGCTCGTCTGTCTCAGACATGGCGGCCGCCAAGCTGTACCCCGTGGAGACACTGCTGCCGATCGGCCAGCCACTGCTGCCCCCGAACAACCCGCTACGGGCCTCCATCTCTCCAAACGTCTACATGAGCCTCTATGATAAGGTCATTCTTAACAACCTCCAGCCCGCATGCCCCGTCAATTTGTCTGACATGCTGCGTTCCTGCGTGGTGGGGTGGAAGCGTGACGGAGAATGGCCACCCAAGCCGTCCGCTCCCGACCCCATCGCCGGTACACGtaagaagaagagggccCCGACGGCCGGCACCGACAGCGGCATCAAAGGCGCCAGGCGAATGAGCTTCGGCATCCTGGGCCGCGAGAAGGACAGCAAGGAGGAAGACTCGCGGACTGGTAAGGGAATCCGTCGAAGTCTTCAGAGGGCCTTGGGATTCAACGTCGGCTCCGGCACCCACGATAATgcggagaaggagaaggccACCAGGCTGTGA
- a CDS encoding uncharacterized protein (COG:S~antiSMASH:Cluster_2.6~EggNog:ENOG503P0R3), with amino-acid sequence MSSRRSGRTSGASALRDAPSSPEDSNISVNVKTSTSRSRQAARGTARGRAEKFEGGEIVTGTRNRGGRKNYVIDSSPDDDEGEEEEAEIDDAEEDDDDVEEDAEGEEMEVDAEGEDVDAEGEEDAEGEDADGDIDMGVRTAPTIRVSHSSSTRPAARAAASKIVADEDDEEDDDDDEELSDPGESDGGDQTLGFADETMADDDEDAEGEEIEVAGEEEDDEDEVEEEEAGEGRPRAAELDSDEDGSQAGSPDLNKMTKRQRARFEEEPQEYMKLSDEVQVKKHFTAEELSMRRQEMARRRRNLSEKRTEEVKMETINKLLKKQAPKINRKAAAAAARGGSPEDDQPKADPLFIRWVSTKGGVSVSVPEDIVNGPAGRVFAKGGGLESGKMVEEVA; translated from the exons ATGTCCTCACGGAGATCTGGCCGCACCTCGGGCGCCTCCGCGCTGCGCGATGCCCCGTCTTCGCCTGAGGACTCCAACATCAGCGTCAATGTGAAGACGTCGACATCTAGGTCGCGacaggccgcccgcggcaCGGCGAGAGGACGCGCCGAGAAGTTTGAGGGCGGCGAAATCGTGACGGGCACCCGGAATCGCGGGGGGCGCAAGAACTATGTGATCGACTCCAGCccagacgatgacgagggagaggaggaggaagccgagattgatgacgccgaggaagacgacgatgacgtcgaggaagacgccgagggcgaggagatgGAAGTtgatgccgagggcgaagacgtcgatgccgaAGGCGAGGAAGATGCCGAGGGTGAggacgcagacggcgacaTAGACATGGGTGTTCGTACCGCTCCCACCATCCGGGTCTCGCACTCGTCATCGacccgtcccgccgcccgggcggccgcctccaagattgtggccgacgaggacgatgaggaggacgacgatgacgacgaggagctcagCGATCCTGGTGagagcgatggcggcgaccagACGCTGGGCTTCGCAGACGAGACaatggccgacgacgacgaggacgctgagggcgaggagattgaggtggccggcgaggaagaggacgacgaggacgaggtcgaggaggaagaggccggGGAAGGGCGCCCCCGGGCGGCAGAGCTCGACAGCGATGAGGATGGGAGCCAGGCCGGCAGTCCCGACCTGAACAAGATGACCAAGCGACAGCGAGCACGGTTCGAGGAGGAGCCTCAGGAGTACATGAAGCTGTCCGACG AGGTCCAGGTCAAGAAGCACTTCACAGCCGAGGAACTCTCCATGCGTCGACAGGAAATggcccgtcggcgacgtAACCTTAGCGAGAAGAGAACTGAGGAAGTCAAA ATGGAAACCATCAACAAGCTCCTCAAGAAACAAGCCCCCAAGATCAaccgcaaggccgccgcggccgccgcgcgcgggggctcgcccgaggacgaccagCCCAAGGCGGACCCCCTCTTCATCCGCTGGGTCAGCACCaagggcggcgtcagcgtGTCCGTCCCGGAAGACATTGTCAACGGGCCGGCGGGTCGGGTCTTTgccaaaggcggcgggctcgaaTCGGGCAagatggtggaggaggtggcttga
- a CDS encoding uncharacterized protein (COG:S~EggNog:ENOG503P30P~antiSMASH:Cluster_2.6), which produces MADPEDQQQQSPPAIPSWQRDRDSAAAADADATGGGSDSHHQNQAPSTNARPDEDQLQVARRFLEADEVKTASRDTKAEFLKSKGIGDGDIRKLLGEPTSSEDRDEDSGASPDTQHTQQEATQTPSSSSLLLPSAGDRPPVVTYPEFLTKPQRPPPLVTTGGLLNTLYAFAGLSTLLYGTSKYVVAPMVESLTDARTDLYDTSSRKLDALVAKLEKTVSVIPPPKTQAAGGAVSAAADDDADASDAEDPTEMFHRDIGTQTTSLPANPLASAKAKDGQGVEEPPSARQAERLTTLAKTLSGIKDQFRTQSEDMDEIRTLLDVFRDDLDGMTYGGQTQFVGGYDMYGTAKKSEPEDEIRKVRDNIRRVKGVLLSTRNFPASTR; this is translated from the exons ATGGCTGACCCCGAagaccaacaacaacaatcgccgccagccatccCGTCATGGCAGCGCGATCGGgactccgccgccgccgccgacgccgatgctacgggcggcggcagtgacagccaccaccagaaccaggcgccgtcgacgaacGCCCGGCCCGATGAGGACCAGTTgcaggtcgcccgccggtttctcgaggccgacgaggtgaAGACGGCGTCGCGTGACACCAAGGCCGAGTTCCTGAAGTCCAAGGGCATTGGGGATGGCGACATCAGgaagctcctcggcgagccgACATCATCAGAG GaccgcgacgaggacagcgGCGCATCCCCAGACACCCAGCACACCCAGCAAGAAGCCACCCAAACcccttcatcatcatcactaTTATTAcccagcgccggcgaccgCCCACCAGTCGTCACCTACCCCGAGTTCCTCACCAAGCCGCAGCGCCCCCCACCCCTCGTCACCACCGGCGGCCTCCTCAACACCCTGTATGCCTTCGCCGGGCTCTCGACCCTCCTCTACGGCACGAGCAAAtacgtcgtcgcccccaTGGTCGAGAGCCTGACCGACGCGCGAACCGACCTCTACGACACCTCGTCTAggaagctcgacgccctcgtcgccaagctCGAGAAGACCGTCTCCGTCATCCCCCCACCCAAGacccaggcggcgggcggcgccgtttccgccgcggccgacgacgatgccgacgcgaGTGACGCCGAGGACCCCACCGAGATGTTCCATCGCGACATCGGCACGCAGACCACCTCCCTGCCCGCCAAccccctcgcctcggccaaAGCCAAGGACGGGCAAGGGGTGGAGGAGCCCCCGTCGGCCCGACAGGCCGAGCGCCTTACCACACTGGCTAAAACGCTGTCCGGCATCAAGGACCAGTTCCGCACCCAGAGCGAGGACATGGATGAGATACGTACCCTGCTCGACGTTTTCCGCGACGACCTCGATGGCATGACGTATGGTGGTCAGACGCAGTTTGTCGGTGGCTACGACATGTACGGGACGGCCAAAAAGTCTGAGCCTGAGGACGAGATACGCAAAGTGAGAGACAATATTAGGAGGGTCAAGGGCGTATTGCTCAGCACGAGGAACTTTCCTGCCTCGACTCGGTGA
- a CDS encoding NRPS (COG:Q~antiSMASH:Cluster_2.6~EggNog:ENOG503NX8T~SMCOG1002:AMP-dependent synthetase and ligase), giving the protein MPSVDEPADAGIDDQRKSTVHIPESDAQPLEQQNGAAYPVGDDLETIWRWNEVVPPRMSICMHDLFCQTAEKQPDAVAVQSWDGSLTYSELDKLSSKLARQLRNKGVEIGTPVPLCFEKSMWTVVSLLGVMKAGATFSLTDPSQPEARLQTIVEQTGAQLVVTSVLQSELGRRICGRGQVLAVSQEYFDHSPDFQDEALPQVPAASPMYIIFTSGSTGKPKGVVISHENYTSGAIPRAEAVGYKSSSRVFDFPSYAFDVSIDCMLCTLATGGRICVPSESDRMNDLSGAIRKSQANMVHMTPSVARVLDSDIIPSLEVLGLGGEAVSASDAAAWGKTTSLVIAYGPSECTVGCTINNTVGVSTGIGKGVGGSTWITDPDNHDILMPVGEVGELLIEGPVVGLGYLGEPEKTAEVFIDNPAWLSRGHGSLSGREGRLYKTGDLVRYEANGLGSIEFVGRKDQQVKLRGQRVELTEVEHHLQSCLPAGTKVTAEVIKPENGSPTLVAFLSESSTPATAPSGDLITGPSSELSAALASIDTAMGARVPRYMVPAVFVTLSTMPSLVSGKTDRKMLREIGAALPRERLAGAGTGESLEEDPQTDQERLLQRAWYKVLGQDTKVYRNSNFFAVGGDSLRAMRLVAAARDEGLSITVADIFTNPSLDMMASRSKDTSAASEDHIPPFSMLEPDWDIARAKEEVASLCQVDQNSVEDIYPCTPLQEALMALSAKVKEAYVAQRVVELEDAAVADKLIVAFDTAQQDCPILRTRIVQVRGRGLVQAVIKGKLDCYYGTNLAEYLVADRDNDMDLGKPLVRYAVINDSVTGKVSFVLTMHHALYDGWAMPLVVERVNKAYRNETLHRPAEFKHFIKYLSSVDKAVSESYWREQLAGANGPQFPAVPFQGYQTKADSLLEVYVPLESPPASNATVATVIRAAWAWVVSQYINSDDIIFGETLTGRNAPIIGAEEIEGPMITTVPVRIHADKQIPVAEYLQSIQEQTVAQIPHEHFGLQHIRRLSPDALEACELRTGLVLHPSTEGEPSQDVDLPANRLVPAGDAEAAQEALKFNTYALMLVCSIDPKGFLVMASFDSNTVTSHLMERVLDQFKTVVQALCVETSERLGAIWGLTDKDYSEIKSHVAATRNAAVVREYAGAVAAYLVNSQVQDQLVPVGGVGELIIHSTAKLDLPTLSDPSWISKIESSQPEGKFYRTGRLAKYNDGQLQLIKAHIPDVNRQQHVKRVSATSRRQRKLRSLWSRVLRINEEDIGLNDNFFLLGGDSITAMKLVSEARSEGIKLTVMQMFQKRSLYDMASIMQEDVASDEAVEEIAAFSLLNVQDTTEFVDTVVKPQLADPSWKVSNVLPTRPLQQVAVKGTTQMPKFSTRYELMYFDAAVDKSRLAKACDELVSRNEILKTVFVEHAGQGYGVVVEDLRAPFVEYTTDIDVETFSKQLCQLDILTSTPLGSCFVKWFLVESAAGQSCLIFRISHAQYDEICLPILLKQLSALYEHTPVVPASIPFSSYVGHVVNRSVPASIPYWRDLLAGSAMTILKPDNIPVEKTNHFAIQKSVDISSRPRDVTVATLPTAAWALCLARRLGLRDVVFGEVVSGRNIDFPNADAVVGPCWQYVPVRVRFEPGWTVLDLLAHVQHQHVSSAAHEAVGLDDIMARCTDWDPATTPDWFDSVVHQDVAHVESLPFAAASGRMETVYPHEEPLREWKIQAFIDPGGASMTLEIVTVESWAEYAAGLLDDLADVAAFLVAEPHAPLF; this is encoded by the coding sequence TTTGCATGCACGACCTCTTCTGTCAAACCGCGGAGAAGCAGCCCGATGCCGTGGCGGTTCAGTCCTGGGACGGGAGTCTCACATACAGCGAGCTCGACAAGTTATCGTCCAAGCTTGCCAGACAACTGCGAAACAAAGGCGTCGAGATTGGAACCCCGGTGCCATTGTGCTTCGAGAAGTCCATGTGGACGGTCGTCTCGCTTCTTGGCGTCATGAAAGCAGGCGCAACGTTCTCCCTCACCGACCCAAGTCAGCCGGAGGCAAGGCTCCAGACAATCGTTGAACAGACAGGCGCTCAGCTGGTCGTGACGTCTGTGCTGCAGAGCGAGCTCGGGCGGAGGATATGCGGAAGGGGTCAGGTTTTGGCGGTTTCACAGGAGTATTTCGACCATAGCCCAGACTTCCAAGACGAAGCACTCCCGCAGGTgcccgccgcatcgcccatGTACATCATCTTTACGTCTGGGAGTACGGGCAAGCCCAAAGGCGTCGTCATCTCCCACGAGAACTACACGAGCGGCGCCATTCCCCGTGCCGAAGCTGTGGGTTACAAGAGTAGCTCCCGAGTCTTCGACTTTCCATCGTACGCCTTCGATGTAAGCATCGACTGTATGCTGTGTACATTGGCAACTGGCGGCAGGATCTGCGTCCCCTCGGAATCGGACCGGATGAACGACTTGAGCGGCGCCATAAGAAAGAGCCAAGCCAACATGGTACACATGACTCCGTCCGTCGCCAGAGTCCTGGACTCGGACATCATACCCTCCCTAGAGGTCCTGGGCCTTGGGGGAGAAGCGGTTTCGGCGAGCGATGCTGCCGCTTGGGGCAAAACGACGAGCCTGGTCATTGCCTATGGTCCGTCCGAGTGCACTGTGGGCTGCACTATCAACAACACCGTTGGTGTTTCAACCGGTATTGGAAAGGGGGTTGGCGGTTCAACCTGGATAACCGATCCGGATAACCACGACATCCTCATGCCGGTTGGAGAAGTCGGCGAGCTTCTGATCGAAGGGCCGGTGGTGGGGTTGGGCTACTTGGGCGAGCCAGAGAAGACTGCAGAAGTCTTTATCGACAATCCAGCATGGTTAAGTCGTGGTCATGGCTCGCTTTCGGGCCGCGAAGGCCGCCTCTACAAGACGGGCGACTTGGTCCGCTACGAGGCCAACGGGCTGGGATCTATCGAGTTCGTTGGAAGAAAAGATCAGCAAGTGAAGCTCCGAGGACAACGTGTCGAACTGACTGAAGTTGAACACCACCTACAAAGCTGCCTCCCTGCGGGAACCAAGGTGACCGCAGAAGTCATTAAGCCTGAGAACGGTTCGCCTACTTTGGTCGCTTTCCTTTCCGAATCTTCAACACCAGCCACAGCGCCTTCAGGCGACTTGATAACAGGGCCATCTTCGGAGCTGTCCGCGGCTCTTGCCTCCATTGACACCGCAATGGGTGCTAGAGTACCGAGATATATGGTCCCGGCAGTGTTCGTCACTCTTAGTACCATGCCGTCGTTGGTCTCAGGCAAGACAGACCGAAAGATGCTGCGTGAGATTGGTGCGGCTTTGCCACGTGAGCGACTTGCTGGGGCGGGCACCGGAGAGAGCCTAGAAGAGGATCCCCAAACAGACCAAGAAAGACTCCTCCAGCGGGCTTGGTACAAGGTGCTGGGCCAAGACACAAAGGTTTACCGCAACAGTAACTTTTTCGCCGTGGGCGGTGACTCTCTACGGGCTATGAGACTTgtcgcagctgctcgagacGAGGGCCTCTCCATCACCGTCGCGGACATCTTCACAAATCCTTCATTGGATATGATGGCAAGCCGCAGCAAGGACACATCGGCGGCCTCTGAGGACCACATCCCTCCATTCTCGATGTTGGAGCCAGACTGGGATATTGCCCGGGCCAAAGAAGAAGTAGCAAGCCTTTGTCAAGTCGATCAAAACTCGGTCGAGGACATTTACCCCTGCACGCCGTTGCAGGAGGCACTAATGGCTCTGTCAGCCAAGGTAAAAGAAGCATACGTGGCCCAGAGGGTTGTGGAACTCGAAGATGCTGCGGTGGCCGATAAGTTAATTGTGGCATTCGATACTGCGCAGCAGGATTGCCCCATCCTTAGGACGCGAATTGTTCAAGTCCGTGGTCGAGGGCTCGTCCAAGCTGTCATCAAGGGGAAGCTCGATTGCTACTATGGAACGAATCTGGCCGAATATCTCGTTGCGGACCGAGATAACGATATGGACCTCGGAAAACCACTTGTTCGATATGCAGTCATCAACGACAGCGTTACGGGCAAAGTCAGCTTCGTATTGACGATGCATCACGCGTTATACGACGGATGGGCAATGCCGctggtcgtcgagcgcgtgAACAAGGCGTACCGGAACGAGACTCTGCATCGTCCGGCAGAGTTTAAGCATTTCATCAAATATCTCAGCAGTGTCGATAAGGCGGTTTCAGAGTCCTACTGGCGCGAACAGCTTGCCGGTGCCAATGGCCCGCAGTTCCCAGCTGTGCCGTTTCAGGGGTACCAGACAAAGGCTGATTCCCTTCTCGAGGTTTATGTGCCTTTGGAAAGCCCTCCAGCGTCCAACGCCACTGTCGCAACTGTCATCCGGGCGGCTTGGGCGTGGGTGGTCTCTCAGTACATCAACAGCGACGATATCATTTTTGGGGAGACGCTGACCGGTCGCAATGCCCCCATCATCGGGGCGGAGGAGATTGAGGGGCCCATGATCACGACTGTTCCTGTTCGCATTCACGCAGACAAACAGATTCCCGTCGCAGAATACCTTCAATCCATTCAGGAGCAGACCGTGGCTCAGATTCCGCACGAGCACTTCGGCTTGCAGCACATTCGCAGACTTAGCCCAGACGCTTTGGAAGCGTGTGAGCTGCGTACAGGTTTGGTCTTGCATCCCAGTACAGAGGGAGAGCCGTCACAAGACGTGGATTTGCCTGCGAACCGACTTGTCCCGGCTGGAGATGCCGAAGCAGCGCAGGAAGCTCTCAAGTTCAACACCTATGCGCTGATGCTGGTTTGCTCCATTGACCCCAAAGGCttcctcgtcatggccagCTTCGACTCCAACACCGTCACTTCACACCTGATGGAGAGGGTCCTGGACCAATTCAAGACAGTCGTTCAGGCACTGTGCGTTGAGACAAGCGAGCGACTTGGTGCCATCTGGGGCCTCACCGACAAAGACTACTCAGAAATCAAGTCTCATGTTGCCGCGACGAGGAATGCGGCGGTCGTTCGCGAGTACGCTGGCGCAGTGGCAGCCTATCTCGTCAACTCTCAAGTCCAAGATCAACTTGTGCCAGTCGGTGGTGTGGGTGAGCTCATCATCCATAGCACAGCTAAGCTCGACCTTCCCACTCTTTCAGACCCGTCATGGATAAGCAAGATCGAGTCCAGCCAGCCCGAAGGCAAATTCTATAGGACAGGTAGGCTTGCCAAGTACAACGACGGTCAGCTCCAGCTCATCAAGGCTCATATTCCGGACGTCAACCGCCAACAGCACGTCAAGCGGGTATCGGCAACATCTCGTCGCCAAAGGAAGCTGAGAAGCCTCTGGAGTCGCGTGCTGCGCATCAATGAGGAGGATATCGGCCTCAACGACAACTTCTTCCTCCTAGGTGGCGACTCCATCACAGCCATGAAGCTGGTTTCAGAAGCACGTTCAGAGGGTATCAAGCTCACCGTCATGCAAATGTTTCAAAAGCGGTCTCTATACGACATGGCGAGCATCATGCAGGAAGACGTCGCCTCGGACGAGGCAGTTGAGGAGATTGCCGCGTTCTCCCTGTTGAATGTCCAAGACACTACCGAGTTCGTGGACACTGTTGTAAAGCCTCAGCTGGCGGACCCAAGTTGGAAAGTTTCCAACGTTCTGCCCACCCGACCCCTTCAACAGGTTGCCGTCAAGGGTACCACGCAGATGCCCAAGTTCTCCACACGTTACGAGCTCATGTactttgacgccgccgtcgacaagtcTCGCCTCGCAAAGGCCTGCGATGAGCTCGTCTCTCGGAACGAGATTCTCAAGACGGTCTTTGTCGAGCATGCCGGCCAGGGCTATGGGGTCGTCGTGGAGGACCTGCGCGCCCCATTCGTCGAGTACACCACTGACATCGACGTCGAGACGTTCTCGAAACAGCTTTGCCAGCTCGACATCCTGACTAGCACACCGCTTGGGTCGTGCTTTGTCAAGTGGTTCCTCGTCGAGTCGGCAGCTGGACAGTCGTGCCTCATTTTCCGTATCTCGCACGCGCAGTACGACGAGATTTGTCTGCCGATTCTTCTGAAGCAGCTTTCTGCGCTGTATGAGCATACTCCCGTCGTCCCAGCCTCAATTCCGTTCTCGTCGTatgtcggccatgtcgtgAATCGCAGCGTCCCCGCCAGTATTCCGTACTGGCGCGACCTTCTCGCCGGCTCGGCCATGACGATCCTCAAGCCCGACAACATCCCCGTGGAAAAGACCAATCACTTTGCCATCCAAAAGTCGGTCGACATCTCGTCACGCCCCCGCGACGTGACCGTCGCGACGCTCCCCACGGCAGCGTGGGCCCTCTGCCTCGCCCGGCGCCTGGGCCTGCGGGACGTGGTgttcggcgaggtcgtcagCGGGCGCAACATCGACTTCCccaacgccgacgccgttgTCGGCCCGTGCTGGCAGTACGTTCCCGTGCGCGTGCGCTTCGAGCCCGGCTGgaccgtcctcgaccttCTCGCCCAcgtccagcaccagcacgtctcgtcggcggcgcacgaggccgttggcctcgacgacatcatggCCCGCTGCACCGACTGGGACCCCGCCACCACGCCCGACTGGTTCGACTCGGTCGTCCACCAGGACGTCGCCCACGTCGAGTCCCTgccctttgccgccgccagcggccgcaTGGAGACGGTGTACCCCCACGAGGAGCCCCTCCGCGAGTGGAAGATCCAGGCCTTCATCGATCCCGGCGGTGCCAGCATGACGCTCGAGATCGTCACCGTCGAGAGCTGGGCCGAGTACGCGGCCGGTCTCCTCGATGACCTGGCCGATGTGGCGGCCTTTTTGGTTGCTGAGCCGCACGCGCCCTTGTTTTAG
- a CDS encoding uncharacterized protein (COG:S~antiSMASH:Cluster_2.6~EggNog:ENOG503P0R3), with protein MASRPRRSAATRANESISVHARWADASDKIDRNTMSSRRSGRTSGASALRDAPSSPEDSNISVNVKTSTSRSRQAARGTARGRAEKFEGGEIVTGTRNRGGRKNYVIDSSPDDDEGEEEEAEIDDAEEDDDDVEEDAEGEEMEVDAEGEDVDAEGEEDAEGEDADGDIDMGVRTAPTIRVSHSSSTRPAARAAASKIVADEDDEEDDDDDEELSDPGESDGGDQTLGFADETMADDDEDAEGEEIEVAGEEEDDEDEVEEEEAGEGRPRAAELDSDEDGSQAGSPDLNKMTKRQRARFEEEPQEYMKLSDEVQVKKHFTAEELSMRRQEMARRRRNLSEKRTEEVKMETINKLLKKQAPKINRKAAAAAARGGSPEDDQPKADPLFIRWVSTKGGVSVSVPEDIVNGPAGRVFAKGGGLESGKMVEEVA; from the exons ATGGCGTCGCGACCGCGCCGCTCGGCCGCTACCAGGGCCAATGAGTCCATTTCCGTGCACGCCAGATGGGCTGACGCATCTGACAAGATTGATCGCAACACCATGTCCTCACGGAGATCTGGCCGCACCTCGGGCGCCTCCGCGCTGCGCGATGCCCCGTCTTCGCCTGAGGACTCCAACATCAGCGTCAATGTGAAGACGTCGACATCTAGGTCGCGacaggccgcccgcggcaCGGCGAGAGGACGCGCCGAGAAGTTTGAGGGCGGCGAAATCGTGACGGGCACCCGGAATCGCGGGGGGCGCAAGAACTATGTGATCGACTCCAGCccagacgatgacgagggagaggaggaggaagccgagattgatgacgccgaggaagacgacgatgacgtcgaggaagacgccgagggcgaggagatgGAAGTtgatgccgagggcgaagacgtcgatgccgaAGGCGAGGAAGATGCCGAGGGTGAggacgcagacggcgacaTAGACATGGGTGTTCGTACCGCTCCCACCATCCGGGTCTCGCACTCGTCATCGacccgtcccgccgcccgggcggccgcctccaagattgtggccgacgaggacgatgaggaggacgacgatgacgacgaggagctcagCGATCCTGGTGagagcgatggcggcgaccagACGCTGGGCTTCGCAGACGAGACaatggccgacgacgacgaggacgctgagggcgaggagattgaggtggccggcgaggaagaggacgacgaggacgaggtcgaggaggaagaggccggGGAAGGGCGCCCCCGGGCGGCAGAGCTCGACAGCGATGAGGATGGGAGCCAGGCCGGCAGTCCCGACCTGAACAAGATGACCAAGCGACAGCGAGCACGGTTCGAGGAGGAGCCTCAGGAGTACATGAAGCTGTCCGACG AGGTCCAGGTCAAGAAGCACTTCACAGCCGAGGAACTCTCCATGCGTCGACAGGAAATggcccgtcggcgacgtAACCTTAGCGAGAAGAGAACTGAGGAAGTCAAA ATGGAAACCATCAACAAGCTCCTCAAGAAACAAGCCCCCAAGATCAaccgcaaggccgccgcggccgccgcgcgcgggggctcgcccgaggacgaccagCCCAAGGCGGACCCCCTCTTCATCCGCTGGGTCAGCACCaagggcggcgtcagcgtGTCCGTCCCGGAAGACATTGTCAACGGGCCGGCGGGTCGGGTCTTTgccaaaggcggcgggctcgaaTCGGGCAagatggtggaggaggtggcttga